The Salvia miltiorrhiza cultivar Shanhuang (shh) chromosome 1, IMPLAD_Smil_shh, whole genome shotgun sequence genome has a window encoding:
- the LOC131006093 gene encoding putative late blight resistance protein homolog R1A-10, translating to MTAYGAMNSLINTIDYILNSSHYSLVHHSPHIIQLAYDELEAWHDILKRLDGTSKSKSRKKVNDVDRRIKDLIWEFEDLLQSILYKQILSQVKDEGIVKEIVWIDLLLRSLPKFERQPRGRMYHCRTTHTTTRVLLNSRPPSDTTLLHFFTRISMMESEASRSRSLEGDVGGERMRVPIDLRDLQYYVCSFIEKLKNMEEEYVYAVDNMPEDEDDGDQSISSGSGSKSKLIGLSDQFQQLKRVCMGTAGVGNRTAVVGTAGVGKTALARAVFEDPEISSHFEHRAWVTLGRRSKLADALRGVLAQVFGTAQGDDELGAYLKERLEGKKCLIVLDDVWESEIWDSLLGFLDDKNDGSIRILATTRDQHTTDRAYVMLVRFLNEEESKELLCDKVFGEKICPIRLEKAATKIVKNCEGLPLTIVTVADILSKSKNRDLKYWDDVAEMRNSVFADAYNETSKVLFPSYDYLPQELKTPFLYLGVFPPDYDIPISKLMNMLAIEGWFHKRNKTLAMVWYCLEEFCTYKNLALSNQRSFYTKDVAYQRRCSYSPCRYGHLANSNQISIIPEDDFLWISKYKTCRLHSSWRHVCREEARKDKFYHILNKLVDGSEDGVKGQRCLCLENNILFSIKDFCNSVRLNCEFYTHSLLFFGPYHQYPIPVGNDFKLLGKLDALNLRFYTFPTDILTLVLLKYLALTCNGELPPTISKLFNLRILIIHPHNNIRIFGTPSYVPVQIWDMKELEHIEILGKSLVAPSHSASLKKLSTIVGVDASIFTILKLSYKVPYIKKLVVQTPYDDHHGLLSCFGCISTLGSLEILKFSIIDPEIKHDDAFSSALMFPRWTLKKLHLSGMGFSWEYMDEIGSLPSLEVLKLRAYAFQGPKWEARDGSFLKLKFLLIEDTDLVQWKPRYESFPHLACLSMKHCYELEEIHWPSHYRSGSIELVDCNPVALTCAEQLQPCRGTYLDVTASSSFGGKPITVKFRRYGAECRRVFE from the exons ATGACGGCTTATGGTGCAATGAATTCTCTGATAAACACAATTGATTATATTCTCAATTCTTCTCATTACAGCCTTGTTCACCACTCTCCACACATCATACAACTTGCCTACGACGAGTTGGAGGCGTGGCATGATATTCTGAAGAGATTGGACGGCACGAGCAAGAGCAAGAGCAGGAAGAAGGTGAATGATGTGGATAGAAGAATCAAGGATTTGATATGGGAGTTTGAAGACTTGTTGCAATCCATTCTCTACAAACAGATTCTTTCACAAGTAAAAGATGAAGGAATCGTGAAAGAGATAGTATGGATCGATCTCTTATTGCGATCCCTTCCCAAGTTTGAAAGACAACCTCGAGGAAGAATGTACCACTGCAGAACAACCCACACAACAACAAGAGTACTGCTGAACTCACGACCTCCAAGCGACACAACACTGCTGCACTTTTTCACAAGAATTTCAATGATGGAATCTGAGGCTTCACGATCTAGAAGCCTAGAAGGTGATGTTGGGGGTGAGAGAATGAGAGTCCCCATTGATCTTAGAGATCTGCAATACTATGTTTGTTCCTTCATCGAGAAGCTCAAGAATATGGAGGAGGAATACGTTTATGCAGTAGACAATATgcctgaagatgaagatgatggaGACCAATCTATTTCCTCAGGAAGTGGGAGCAAGTCCAAGTTGATTGGATTATCGGATCAATTCCAACAACTCAAAAGGGTGTGTATGGGAACTGCAGGCGTTGGGAATCGCACCGCAGTTGTTGGAACTGCAGGCGTTGGGAAGACTGCTCTTGCTAGGGCAGTTTTTGAAGATCCAGAAATCTCGAGCCATTTTGAGCATCGCGCGTGGGTTACATTAGGCAGAAGATCTAAGTTGGCCGATGCTTTACGAGGCGTTCTAGCTCAAGTGTTTGGAACCGCACAAGGAGATGACGAGTTAGGTGCCTACTTGAAAGAAAGATTGGAGGGAAAGAAATGCCTCATTGTGCTCGATGATGTGTGGGAGAGTGAGATATGGGATTCCTTGTTAGGTTTCTTAGATGATAAGAATGATGGATCGATTCGTATCTTGGCTACCACTCGAGACCAACACACAACCGATCGTGCTTATGTAATGTTGGTGCGGTTTTTGAACGAAGAAGAAAGTAAGGAGCTACTGTGCGACAAGGTGTTTGGTGAAAAGATTTGCCCTATTCGACTGGAAAAAGCCGCTACCAAAATTGTCAAGAACTGTGAAGGTCTTCCTCTCACGATAGTCACAGTGGCTGACATTCTATCAAAATCCAAAAACAGAGACCTCAAATACTGGGATGATGTAGCAGAGATGCGAAATTCAGTCTTCGCGGATGCATATAATGAGACATCAAAGGTACTTTTCCCAAGTTACGACTACTTACCTCAAGAACTTAAAACGCCTTTTCTGTACCTGGGAGTTTTCCCTCCAGATTATGACATCCCCATATCCAAGCTCATGAATATGTTGGCTATTGAAGGCTGGTTTCATAAGAGAAACAAAACACTAGCTATGGTCTGGTATTGTTTGGAGGAGTTTTGTACGTATAAGAATCTTGCTTTATCCAACCAAAGAAGCTTTTATACCAAAGATGTTGCATATCAAAGGCGTTGTTCGTACAGTCCTTGTAGGTATGGGCATCTTGCTAACTCCAACCAAATAAGCATTATTCCCGAAGATGATTTTCTGTGGATTAGCAAGTATAAAACTTGTCGCCTTCATTCTTCATGGCGGCACGTGTGTAGAGAAGAGGCTCGGAAGGACAAGTTTTATCATATCTTAAATAAGCTTGTTGATGGCTCAGAAGATGGTGTAAAAGGTCAGCGTTGCTTGTGTCTTGAAAATAACATTTTATTTAGCATCAAAGACTTTTGCAACTCTGTGAGATTGAACTGTGAATTCTATACTCATTCTCTCCTTTTCTTTGGTCCATACCACCAATACCCAATCCCAGTAGGTAACGACTTCAAGTTGCTTGGGAAACTAGATGCTCTTAATCTACGTTTCTACACTTTCCCAACAGACATTCTTACGCTAGTCCTACTAAAATACCTTGCTCTAACTTGCAATGGAGAACTCCCTCCAACCATATCCAAACTTTTCAACCTTCGAATCTTGATTATCCATCCGCATAACAACATTAGGATCTTTGGAACTCCATCATACGTACCGGTGCAAATATGGGATATGAAAGAGTTAGAGCATATTGAGATATTGGGGAAGAGCCTTGTAGCTCCATCTCattctgcttctttgaaaaagCTTTCAACAATTGTAGGTGTGGATGCCAGCATTTTTACCATCTTGAAACTCTCCTATAAAGTTCCTTATATAAAGAAATTAGTAGTTCAGACACCTTATGATGACCATCATGGCCTTTTAAGTTGCTTTGGTTGTATTTCAACACTTGGAAGTTTGGAGATACTAAAATTTAGTATCATAGATCCTGAGATTAAGCACGATGATGCATTTTCTAGTGCATTGATGTTTCCACGTTGGACATTGAAAAAGTTACATTTGAGTGGCATGGGTTTTTCTTGGGAATACATGGATGAGATTGGCTCTTTGCCATCTCTTGAAGTGCTCAAATTGCGAGCCTACGCCTTTCAGGGCCCAAAGTGGGAAGCGCGAGATGGAAGTTTTTTGAAACTTAAGTTTCTTCTGATTGAAGACACTGATTTGGTGCAATGGAAACCAAGATATGAGAGCTTCCCTCATCTTGCCTGCCTAAGCATGAAACACTGCTACGAACTTGAAGAGATCCACTGGCCGTCTCATTATAGGAGTGGCTCGATTGAATTAGTCGACTGCAATCCTGTAGCTTTGACTTGTGCCGAGCAATTACAACCATGCCGGGGTACTTACCTTGATGTTACTGCCTCTTCTTCTTTTGGCGGGAAACCCATTACTGTCAAGTTTCGAAG GTATGGGGCTGAGTGTAGGCGTGTGTTTGAATAA